A region of Vigna radiata var. radiata cultivar VC1973A chromosome 6, Vradiata_ver6, whole genome shotgun sequence DNA encodes the following proteins:
- the LOC106763290 gene encoding glycine-rich protein 5-like, whose amino-acid sequence MVSNKMNLKPFILLCSLYAVVVIAAVVADDPPREEGNASGMSGNDEKFTGSDDEQGLFFSGRKLVSNYGTDHCKGNGGKGGGGYGGGGSGGGQGGNPGGGGCSGGCPGSGGSAGGGGGGGSGRGGGVGGGGGGGGGGGGGGGWGGGRGGRGWGGGGGWGGGGSQGGGGSGRGGCGSHGGGGMGGGGSGNGCGKGGKGGEEGGGGY is encoded by the exons ATGGTTAGTAACAAAATGAATCTCAAGCCTTTTATTCTGCTGTGTTCTCTGTACGCGGTGGTTGTCATCGCTGCGGTTGTGGCTGATGATCCACCTCGAGAAGAGGGAAATG CTTCAGGAATGAGTGGAAATGACGAGAAATTTACTGGAAGCGATGACGAGCAGGGACTCT TTTTTAGCGGTAGGAAACTCGTGTCAAATTATGGTACCGATCATTGTAAAGGAAATGGAGGAAAAGGAGGTGGCGgatatggtggtggtggatCTGGCGGTGGCCAAGGAGGTAATCCAGGAGGTGGTGGTTGTAGTGGTGGATGCCCAGGAAGTGGTGGTAGTGCTGgaggtggtggcggtggtggcagTGGAAGAGGGGGAGGAGTTGGGGGaggtggtggaggtggaggaggtGGGGGAGGTGGGGGAGGTTGGGGAGGTGGGAGAGGTGGGAGAGGTTGGGGAGGTGGTGGAGGTTGGGGAGGTGGTGGAAGCCAAGGCGGCGGTGGCAGTGGAAGAGGAGGTTGTGGAAGCCATGGAGGAGGAGGCATGGGAGGTGGCGGTAGTGGAAACGGATGTGGTAAAGGAGGAAAAGGTGGCgaagaaggaggaggaggataTTGA
- the LOC111241833 gene encoding protein TsetseEP-like: MTGEEMVEDPEEDPEEAPEEDPVEAPEEDPEEDPEEAPVEEDPEEAPVEDPEEAPVEDPEEAPVEDPVEDPEEAPVEDPVEDPEEAPVADPEEATVEAPEEAPVEDPEEIRDTAEVADVWSNRLQITRVIHVMTTM; this comes from the coding sequence ATGACTGGGGAAGAGATGGTGGAGGACCCGGAGGAGGACCCAGAGGAGGCCCCGGAGGAGGACCCGGTGGAGGCCCCGGAGGAGGACCCAGAGGAGGACCCGGAGGAGGCCCCGGTGGAGGAGGACCCAGAGGAGGCCCCGGTGGAGGACCCAGAGGAGGCCCCGGTGGAGGACCCAGAGGAGGCCCCGGTGGAGGACCCGGTGGAGGACCCAGAGGAGGCCCCGGTGGAGGACCCGGTGGAGGACCCGGAGGAGGCCCCGGTGGCGGACCCAGAGGAGGCCACGGTGGAGGCCCCGGAGGAGGCCCCGGTGGAGGACCCGGAGGAGATTAGGGACACGGCGGAGGTTGCGGATGTGTGGTCAAATAGGCTGCAAATAACACGTGTAATCCATGTGATGACTACTATGTGA
- the LOC106764270 gene encoding uncharacterized protein LOC106764270, whose translation MARYHDQYYYLWEYLSFPLHLVFFVLILFFVLAFSWYINYESLFEDLLVQVKIFLALVPLLLLLVVHCLSSGASFPIPLPEERESLHRAGGSPWGVALLLLFVLFMMAYQSSFHQRWFPLATR comes from the coding sequence ATGGCAAGGTACCATGATCAGTACTACTACTTGTGGGAGTATTTGTCTTTTCCTCTCCACCTTGTGTTCTTCGTGTTGATCCTTTTCTTCGTGCTGGCGTTCTCCTGGTACATAAACTACGAGTCCTTGTTCGAGGACTTGCTTGTGCAGGTGAAGATCTTTCTGGCTCTGGTTCCACTGCTGTTGCTGCTGGTCGTTCACTGCCTCTCAAGTGGAGCCTCGTTCCCAATACCGTTGCCAGAAGAGAGAGAGTCGCTTCACAGAGCTGGAGGGTCTCCATGGGGAGTGGCACTGTTGCTTCTCTTTGTCTTGTTCATGATGGCTTACCAATCTTCCTTCCACCAACGTTGGTTTCCTTTGGCTACAAGATGA
- the LOC106764124 gene encoding uncharacterized protein LOC106764124 isoform X2, which yields MGSRMGRRVVQFANLPIKLLMPKTFTNIQEIALKTIPSASKIEIKRVLESLYGFEVEKVHTLNMEGKKRKWGGLLIAKPDYKKAYVTLKNPLSLSPDLYPIRIIEEDKRRVNKQTTSSVVEEETHARSHWLDDRKETQQPFRAQRPFRAQQHGRLGRRESANDAKFPWSSMRIEVVFR from the exons ATGGGAAGCAGAATGGGAAGAAGGGTGGTGCAGTTTGCGAATCTACCCATAAAACTTTTGATGCCGAAAACCTTCACCAACATCCAAGAAATTGCACTGAAGACCATTCCTTCCGCTTCGAAGATCGAAATCAAGCGTGTTCTTGAATCCCTCTACGGGTTCGAGGTCGAGAAGGTTCATACATTGAACATGGAGGGTAAAAAGAGGAAATGGGGCGGGTTGTTGATCGCCAAACCCGATTACAAAAAGGCTTATGTCACTCTCAAGAACCCGCTCTCCCTTTCGCCCGATCTCTACCCGATCCGAATCATCGAGGAGGATAAGAGGAGGGTCAACAAGCAAACCACGTCCAGCGTCGTCGAGGAAGAGACCCACGCCAGGAGTCACTGGCTCGATGACAGAAAAGAGACCCAGCAGCCCTTCAGGGCCCAACGGCCCTTCCGGGCCCAACAGCATGGGCGTTTGGGCCGCCGCGAGAGTGCCAATGATGCCAAGTTCCCCTGGTCCAGCATGAG AATTGAAGTTGTATTTCGGTAA
- the LOC106764124 gene encoding uncharacterized protein LOC106764124 isoform X1, translating to MGSRMGRRVVQFANLPIKLLMPKTFTNIQEIALKTIPSASKIEIKRVLESLYGFEVEKVHTLNMEGKKRKWGGLLIAKPDYKKAYVTLKNPLSLSPDLYPIRIIEEDKRRVNKQTTSSVVEEETHARSHWLDDRKETQQPFRAQRPFRAQQHGRLGRRESANDAKFPWSSMSWLCICFKM from the exons ATGGGAAGCAGAATGGGAAGAAGGGTGGTGCAGTTTGCGAATCTACCCATAAAACTTTTGATGCCGAAAACCTTCACCAACATCCAAGAAATTGCACTGAAGACCATTCCTTCCGCTTCGAAGATCGAAATCAAGCGTGTTCTTGAATCCCTCTACGGGTTCGAGGTCGAGAAGGTTCATACATTGAACATGGAGGGTAAAAAGAGGAAATGGGGCGGGTTGTTGATCGCCAAACCCGATTACAAAAAGGCTTATGTCACTCTCAAGAACCCGCTCTCCCTTTCGCCCGATCTCTACCCGATCCGAATCATCGAGGAGGATAAGAGGAGGGTCAACAAGCAAACCACGTCCAGCGTCGTCGAGGAAGAGACCCACGCCAGGAGTCACTGGCTCGATGACAGAAAAGAGACCCAGCAGCCCTTCAGGGCCCAACGGCCCTTCCGGGCCCAACAGCATGGGCGTTTGGGCCGCCGCGAGAGTGCCAATGATGCCAAGTTCCCCTGGTCCAGCATGAG TTGGCTTTGTATATGCTTCAAAATGTGA
- the LOC106764124 gene encoding uncharacterized protein LOC106764124 isoform X3: MGSRMGRRVVQFANLPIKLLMPKTFTNIQEIALKTIPSASKIEIKRVLESLYGFEVEKVHTLNMEGKKRKWGGLLIAKPDYKKAYVTLKNPLSLSPDLYPIRIIEEDKRRVNKQTTSSVVEEETHARSHWLDDRKETQQPFRAQRPFRAQQHGRLGRRESANDAKFPWSSMR, encoded by the exons ATGGGAAGCAGAATGGGAAGAAGGGTGGTGCAGTTTGCGAATCTACCCATAAAACTTTTGATGCCGAAAACCTTCACCAACATCCAAGAAATTGCACTGAAGACCATTCCTTCCGCTTCGAAGATCGAAATCAAGCGTGTTCTTGAATCCCTCTACGGGTTCGAGGTCGAGAAGGTTCATACATTGAACATGGAGGGTAAAAAGAGGAAATGGGGCGGGTTGTTGATCGCCAAACCCGATTACAAAAAGGCTTATGTCACTCTCAAGAACCCGCTCTCCCTTTCGCCCGATCTCTACCCGATCCGAATCATCGAGGAGGATAAGAGGAGGGTCAACAAGCAAACCACGTCCAGCGTCGTCGAGGAAGAGACCCACGCCAGGAGTCACTGGCTCGATGACAGAAAAGAGACCCAGCAGCCCTTCAGGGCCCAACGGCCCTTCCGGGCCCAACAGCATGGGCGTTTGGGCCGCCGCGAGAGTGCCAATGATGCCAAGTTCCCCTGGTCCAGCATGAG ataA